TGGACGCGGACATCCTCCACAGGAGTCGCCAGCACATAAGTCTGGACCAATGACTTCTCACTCCCAAAACGACGACCGATCCGGCCGAGACTCGCTTTTTCCGCCAAAACTGATTGACCGGGAAAAGAACTTGACTCTGAACTCCAGAGGTAATTTTCGTCTTCTATGGCCCCTGTTTCCCGGCGGGCTAATGAGAGCAGATCCGCCGGGTTGGCACGCATAGGAACCCCTAAGGCAATTGGATCGAGAGGAGTTACAACTTCTGAGTCCGGAAGGAGTACAGTGATACCATGGTCGACTCTAATGATTATTCCTAGTTGCTGGCGATAGATGATATAATCCCCTACTGTGAACTCGTTGGCATTGCAGAGTTCCGATTGCGGGACGTCGTAGAGCAAGGAAGGGCTAGCTTGTGGAGCCTCAGAAACGGGGAAGCCTTCATGGCTGCCAACAGGTCTCTCTGTGAACCTCGGTTGAAGATGGTCTCCCGTAATAGGGTCGACTGGTTGATAAACAATCGGCTCGAGGGTGCATTTCGTTGTTGCACTGATCACTGTGCCATGCATCGTGTCATTTAAATCCCGCTTTACCGCCTCACCAAGCTCGAGGGAGCGATCAATGAGCTCCAGATCGTTTTCGTGAACGAGAGCGCTGCCATGCGAATCTTGAACGAAAACAATAAAAACATACCCCCTCGGCGGCTAGAGTTGTTAGAATGCATATAATGGAAAAAGGACAGAATATCCTTACGGTACCTGATTCCCGAAAAGCAGTAATATCTTTCTCGGGTACCGGAGTATAGCGGTAGATTGTGAAATTGGCCAGGGTTCCAGGTTGCACTATCTTTGATGGAGTTAATCCGCAATATCTGTTATGTTATCAACATAGGCAGCCAACATACATCATAGGGTGTTCTCTGTTTGATAAAGTTAGTTTGGCGGACGATAGTAGCTCTGGCCAACTTACAGCAACATGTCCTATTAAGGAAGGATCGGATTTGAGACAACAGAGGTCATTACGGTGGAACTAAATCGCCGTATTAGCGCAGTTGTGCCCACTGACAAATCGAAGGATGCACTCACTTTCTCATTAATCTCCATTCTAGCTATTCTAGCTTGGGCGTCCATGGGCGAATTGGATTGCAAGTCCATTGCACTGGTGGGGTTGCCTGTGTTATAAGAGCGGGCTGGATAGTATACCGTTACCAGTATCTTCTATACTACTCCCTCAGCTCAGATATATGCCGTTGGTGCTAGTCAATTGAAAAAGATAAGACGATGCAAGCTGGCTTCAAGCCTGCAGGGCCAGTAGATTGGAAATGACTATTGGTGTACCTAGATGAACATACAACTGTCGGGTAGCAGTTGGGGAAGTGACATGAATATGCCTGGATCtaccaaggagaaggaaggatACAAAAGTTGCATTTGCAGACAGAGGTGATAGGGAGAGCACGCAAGACTGCAAGAACCGTGAGGGATACATCATCAAGAGACCAACGGAACAGAGCGGCTGTCACATGCTAACTAGCTCCTTGGCCGGATTTCGCATCGACGCGAGTCTCGATCCTGAGGTCTATCGAGTTGTTTTTGAATTTGGCCATGGTCAGTTTGTCCGTTGGAACCCGCCGGAGACGACAGCTTGAGAGCGATTAGCTTCGACCACTGACGCCGCCGAGACTGCAAGGAccaccttttttttttgctcctCCCCTACCACCACTTGCGCACCATTCTCACCATCACCCGCTGCCCACATACGGAGTACCTTGGAACTGCGGTATTTACTACCATTTCAAACTCTCCTTTTTATTTGGCCCCACGTCTTGATTCCATTCGGAACTTTACTGTGTCCGTGGTGATCCGTCTGATCTCGGCGCAGCCGCTCTTGAACCGGCCTTTCGCAACCACCTCATAAAACGCCCTCCCATCACCCATCTCAACACCCCAACCATGTCTGAACCCGGCCCCTCCTCAATCCCAACAAGTGCCGACCCTCGCAGTCAGCGCCCAACGAAGCGCCGCGCCGTAAGCCCCCACGGCGAACAAGCCGACGCCGTCGCCTCGCTCTTCCGCGACCCAAGCAAAGAAATAAGGTTACCGGGGACATCCACGCAAAAATCCGCGTCATCGCTTCCCGCGCCCCCGGAAATCGTCGCCAACGTGCAGGGTTCGTCGGCTGGTGCGGGGTCCGGCGAGTTCCATGTTTACAAGGCCAGTCGGAGACGGGAGTATGAGCGGCTACGGCTTATGCaggatgaggttgatcgGGAGAAAGACCAGGATGTCTGGaagaaggagcaggaggaggtgaGGAAAAGGGACGAGGAGAAAACGGAGAAGAatcggaagaggagggaaaagAGGAATAAGGCGA
The nucleotide sequence above comes from Aspergillus puulaauensis MK2 DNA, chromosome 3, nearly complete sequence. Encoded proteins:
- a CDS encoding PRKRIP1 family protein (COG:S;~EggNog:ENOG410PQ3T;~InterPro:IPR009548;~PFAM:PF06658;~go_function: GO:0003725 - double-stranded RNA binding [Evidence IEA]) — encoded protein: MSEPGPSSIPTSADPRSQRPTKRRAVSPHGEQADAVASLFRDPSKEIRLPGTSTQKSASSLPAPPEIVANVQGSSAGAGSGEFHVYKASRRREYERLRLMQDEVDREKDQDVWKKEQEEVRKRDEEKTEKNRKRREKRNKAKAGKKKNNGGAGKEDDTMDTTAEGRRGPTNGSGGGDDGEQTGVAVETPSVIIHED